One segment of Drosophila ananassae strain 14024-0371.13 chromosome 3R, ASM1763931v2, whole genome shotgun sequence DNA contains the following:
- the LOC6497897 gene encoding ring canal kelch protein, whose product MIALSALLTKYTIGIMSNLSNGNQQQQQQQPQQAQQGQNAQQPPQNEAAGAAEFVAPPPGLGAAVGVAVMQQRQRLIQQQQLQQQQQNPAAEGSNMGLDRGSCLLRYASQNSLDESSQKHVQRPNGKERGTVGQYSNEQHTARSFDQMNEMRKQKQLCDVILVADDVEIHAHRMVLASCSPYFYAMFTSFEESRQARITLQSVDARALELLIDYVYTATVEVNEDNVQVLLTAANLLQLTDVRDACCDFLQTQLDASNCLGIREFADLHACVELLNYAETYIEQHFNEVIQFDEFLNLSHEQVISLIANDRISVPNEERVYECVIAWLRYDVPMREQFTSALMEHVRLPFLSKEYITQRVDKELLLEGNLVCKNLIIEALTYHLLPTETKSARTVPRKPVGMPKILLVIGGQAPKAIRSVEWYDLREEKWYQAAEMPNRRCRSGLSVLGDKVYAVGGFNGSLRVRTVDVYDPTTDQWANCSNMEARRSTLGVAVLNGCIYAVGGFDGTTGLSSAEMYDPKTDIWRFIASMSTRRSSVGVGVVHGLLYAVGGYDGFSRQCLSSVERYNPDTDTWVAVAEMSSRRSGAGVGVLNNILYAVGGHDGPMVRRSVEAYDCETNSWRSVADMSYCRRNAGVVAHDGLLYVVGGDDGTSNLASVEVYCPDSDSWRILPALMTIGRSYAGVCMIDKPMUMEEQGALARQAASLAIALLDDENSQAEGTVEGAIGGAIYGNLAPAQAPAAPPAPAAAQPQNHPHYENIYAPIGQPSNSNNCSNNISNQNAAAANANANANAPANAEEVQMPPQPAPTEANANVNNSSNSNNNQSAGGAVAPQQQQQQQPQAQPHQQQPSQQPPRVLPMNNYRNDLYDRSGGGGSPGGILGSSSSAAYDVPRAVRSGLGYRRNFRIDMQNANRYGTGLRCAPLYSNSRSNCQRQRSFDDTESTDGYNLPYGTGTMRYENIYEQIRDEPLYRASAANRVPLYTRLDVLGHGIGRIERHLSSSCGNIDHYNLGGHYAVLGHSHFGTVGHIRLNANGSGAGNGSGGVTGTTATSACNVPNCQGYVGSTSSSVPVDYANVKVPVKNSASSFFSCLHGENSQSMTNIYKTSGALAAHNSPLTPNVSMERAARSASAGAAGTAPEEPPQPENLASAASGSSNRPTGAIPKVKSKAPKESGGSSTSGSSSAAEKSVASGAGKSGTLAKKSASASGDANGTLNRISKSSLQWLLVNKWLPLWIGQGPDCKVIDFNFMFSRDCVSCDTASVASQMSNPYGTPRLGGLPQDMVRFQGTSCAGGCGATSTMGRRENSGSGRPLHSTLSRLRSGAEKRNQGAGVVGNYRYEDPSYENVHVQWQNGFEFGRSRDYDPNPNYHQQRPMLQRARSESPTFSNQQRRLQRQAAQAQQQQQQQQQSKPPGSPDPYKNYKLNTENNSFKPKVAEELEGAVGGAVVEKAASPEVELEVVDPVNLSDNETETTSSSPNNPPGSSNLNEQHE is encoded by the exons ATGATAGCTCTTAGTGCGCTTTTGACCAAATACACGATCGGTATTATGAGTAATTTAAGTAATGgcaaccagcagcagcaacagcaacagccccAGCAGGCACAGCAAGGCCAGAACGCCCAACAGCCGCCACAGAACGAGGCGGCTGGGGCGGCGGAGTTTGTTGCCCCACCGCCCGGATTAGGTGCTgccgtgggcgtggcagtcATGCAACAGCGCCAGCGCCTCatccaacagcaacagctgcagcagcagcaacagaatcCCGCCGCCGAGGGCAGCAACATGGGCCTGGACCGGGGCAGCTGCCTCCTGCGGTACGCCAGCCAGAACTCTCTGGACGAGAGCTCCCAGAAGCATGTCCAGCGGCCGAACGGAAAGGAACGGGGCACCGTGGGCCAGTACAGCAATGAGCAGCACACGGCCCGCTCCTTCGACCAGATGAACGAGATGCGCAA ACAAAAACAGCTCTGTGATGTGATATTGGTTGCCGACGATGTGGAGATCCACGCCCACCGCATGGTCCTGGCCTCCTGCAGCCCGTACTTCTACGCGATGTTCACCAGCTTCGAGGAGTCGCGCCAGGCGAGGATCACCCTCCAAAGTGTCGATGCCCGCGCCTTGGAGCTGCTCATCGACTACGTGTACACGGCCACCGTGGAGGTGAACGAGGACAACGTGCAGGTCCTGCTGACGGCGGCCAACCTCCTGCAGCTGACCGACGTCCGGGACGCCTGCTGCGACTTCCTGCAGACCCAGCTGGACGCCAGCAACTGCCTGGGCATCCGGGAGTTTGCCGACCTCCACGCCTGCGTGGAGCTCCTTAACTATGCAGAGACCTACATAGAACAGCATTTTAA CGAGGTGATCCAGTTCGATGAGTTTCTGAATCTGTCCCACGAGCAGGTCATCAGCCTGATTGCCAACGACCGAATCTCCGTGCCGAACGAGGAGCGCGTCTACGAGTGCGTGATCGCCTGGCTGCGCTACGATGTCCCGATGCGGGAGCAGTTCACCTCGGCGCTCATGGAGCACGTGCGCCTGCCCTTCCTCTCCAAGGAGTACATCACGCAGCGCGTCGACAAAGAACTGCTGCTCGAGGGCAACCTGGTGTGCAAGAACCTGATCATCGAGGCCCTCACCTACCACCTCCTGCCGACGGAGACCAAGTCGGCCCGGACTGTGCCCCGCAAGCCGGTGGGCATGCCCAAGATCCTTCTCGTGATCGGCGGCCAGGCCCCCAAGGCCATTCGCTCCGTGGAGTGGTACGATCTGAGGGAGGAAAAGTGGTACCAGGCCGCGGAGATGCCCAACCGCAGGTGCCGCTCGGGATTGAGTGTCCTGGGGGACAAGGTCTACGCCGTTGGCGGCTTTAACGGCTCTCTACGCGTGCGCACAGTAGATGTCTACGATCCGACCACCGATCAGTGGGCCAACTGTAGCAACATGGAGGCGCGACGCTCGACCCTGGGCGTGGCTGTCCTCAACGGATGCATTTACGCCGTGGGAGGATTCGACGGCACCACAGGTCTCTCCAGTGCGGAGATGTACGATCCCAAGACTGACATCTGGCGGTTCATCGCCTCAATGTCCACACGTCGCAGTTCGGTGGGTGTGGGCGTGGTGCACGGCCTCCTGTACGCCGTGGGCGGCTACGATGGCTTCTCCCGGCAGTGCCTCTCCTCGGTGGAGCGCTACAACCCGGACACTGACACCTgggtggcggtggcggagaTGAGCTCGCGACGCAGTGGCGCCGGAGTGGGTGTGCTCAACAACATTCTCTATGCCGTAGGCGGCCACGATGGTCCCATGGTCCGCAGATCCGTGGAGGCGTATGACTGCGAAACGAACTCGTGGCGCTCAGTGGCGGATATGTCGTACTGCCGACGGAATGCGGGAGTGGTGGCCCACGATGGACTTCTGTACGTGGTTGGGGGGGACGATGGCACCTCCAATCTTGCCTCCGTGGAGGTCTACTGCCCGGACTCGGACAGCTGGCGCATCCTGCCCGCTCTGATGACCATCGGGCGCAGCTATGCGGGCGTCTGCATGATCGACAAGCCCATGTGAATGGAAGAGCAGGGTGCATTGGCACG ACAAGCGGCTTCGCTGGCCATCGCACTGTTGGATGATGAGAATAGTCAGGCGGAGGGCACTGTGGAGGGCGCCATTGGCGGCGCCATCTACGGTAACCTGGCTCCGGCTCAGGCGCCAGCGGCTCCCCCGGCTCCGGCTGCGGCCCAGCCGCAGAATCATCCGCACTACGAGAACATATACGCGCCCATAGGCCagcccagcaacagcaacaactgcagcaacaacatcagcaaccAAAATGCTGCAGCTGCCAATGCAAATGCCAATGCCAATGCCCCTGCAAATGCCGAGGAAGTTCAGATGCCACCACAACCAGCACCAACTGAAGCCAATGCCAATGTCAATAATAGCAGTAACAGCAACAATAATCAATCAGCAGGAGGAGCAGTAGCgccacaacagcagcagcagcagcaaccacaAGCACAGCCACATCAGCAACAACCATCTCAGCAACCGCCACGAGTCCTGCCTATGAATAATTACAGGAATGATTTGTACGACCGATCAGGAGGAGGGGGATCCCCGGGAGGAATCCTTGGGTCCAGCTCGTCAGCCGCCTACGATGTTCCCAGAGCCGTGAGATCTGGCTTGGGATACCGACGAAACTTCCGCATTGATATGCAGAATG CAAATCGCTATGGCACTGGTCTGCGCTGTGCTCCCCTCTATTCCAACAGTCGCTCCAATTGCCAGCGGCAGCGCAGTTTCGATGACACAGAGTCCACGGATGGCTACAACCTGCCCTACGGAACAGGCACCATGCGGTATGAGAACATCTACGAACAGATTCGCGACGAGCCTCTTTACCGCGCCTCGGCGGCTAACAGAGTGCCGCTCTACACCCGTCTGGATGTTCTGGGTCACGGAATCGGCAGGATCGAGAGGCACCTGAGCTCCTCCTGCGGCAACATAGACCACTATAACCTGGGAGGCCACTACGCTGTATTGGGACACTCGCATTTTGGGACCGTGGGTCACATACGACTGAATGCAAATGGATCCGGAGCCGGAAACGGAAGTGGAGGAGTCACTGGAACGACAGCCACCAGTGCCTGCAACGTGCCAAACTGCCAGGGATACGTGGGGAGTACAAGCTCCTCGGTTCCCGTGGATTATGCCAATGTGAAGGTTCCTGTGAAGAACAGTGCCTCCAGCTTTTTTAGTTGCCTGCATGGCGAGAACTCTCAGAGCATGACGAATATATACAAGACTTCGGGCGCCCTGGCTGCCCACAACTCGCCCCTGACTCCCAATGTATCCATGGAACGGGCCGCAAGATCCGCCTCGGCTGGAGCTGCAGGAACAGCTCCCGAAGAGCCACCACAGCCCGAAAACCTGGCCTCGGCCGCAAGTGGCAGCTCCAATCGGCCCACAGGCGCCATTCCAAAAGTGAAGTCAAAGGCGCCCAAGGAAAGCGGTGGGTCGTCCACTAGCGGATCCTCATCTGCCGCGGAAAAGAGTGTAGCCTCTGGAGCTGGAAAAAGTGGCACCCTGGCCAAGAAATCTGCCTCCGCGTCGGGAGATGCCAATGGAACCTTGAACCGCATCTCCAAGTCGAGCTTGCAGTGGCTGTTGGTGAACAAATGGTTGCCATTGTGGATTGGCCAGGGTCCTGACTGCAAG GTGATCGACTTCAACTTTATGTTTTCGCGTGACTGCGTCAGCTGCGACACCGCGTCCGTGGCCTCGCAAATGTCGAATCCCTATGGGACACCCCGTTTGGGCGGGCTTCCTCAGGACATGGTCCGATTCCAGGGCACCTCCTGCGCAGGAGGCTGTGGCGCCACTTCTACTATGGGGCGAAGGGAGAACAGTGGCTCCGGTCGGCCCCTGCACAGCACCTTGAGTCGCCTGAGGAGTGGAGCAGAAAAAAGAAACCAGGGGGCTGGGGTGGTGGGTAACTACCGCTACGAGGATCCCTCCTACGAGAATGTCCACGTCCAGTGGCAAAACGGGTTTGAGTTTGGGCGGTCCCGAGACTACGATCCGAATCCCAACTACCACCAGCAGCGTCCCATGTTGCAGAGGGCCAGGTCGGAGAGTCCCACTTTCAGCAACCAGCAGAGGCGTCTCCAGAGACAAGCGGCTCAAgctcagcagcagcagcagcagcagcagcaatcgAAGCCTCCTGGATCACCGGATCCCTACAAGAACTACAAACTGAATACGGAGAACAATAGTTTTAAGCCGAAAGTGGCCGAGGAGCTAGAGGGAGCCGTGGGTGGGGCGGTGGTGGAGAAGGCTGCGTCCCCAGAAGTTGAACTGGAAGTCGTGGATCCCGTGAACTTGAGTGATAATGAGACTGAGACAACCAGCAGCAGTCCGAACAACCCTCCAGGCTCAAGCAACCTTAATGAGCAGCACGAGTAA
- the LOC6497896 gene encoding uncharacterized protein LOC6497896, with amino-acid sequence MGHHFSKPATARANQSHNQSSRSSSDDIKEFDSISLAEEQLQAEEIASSSPAEVRQIIIKIQLAKMENGNAGASLVEQQFPEERLVIEEGGSADVETEGAVASLSADTLNANGQIVNVGVGMGLEVGVGVGVGVGVVPNRTAGSSTEAPKTERQSVNNNNLAGSVGAAISTLQLHDGNSNNPKPTPDELDAVDVDDDDVVDESLLRRRRSSGNHESEVVEYCEVLESLPVSGMLSTGTQLTSKQATRNSSTNSCCRSRSSKAVSMGATVSSSVAGSAAAASSSGSKRRCCKCKCRDAFRGLRDMLPTSSGSNSSNSSKKDTSAATSAAVSRKARTADRRSTPATLGSVSGSSSMPGQRLQSQRKRNSVAVPDASHHHHQVIIRITSPRFVVESPNGRVTVVTEPVAPQTPLTPPQPRPMTVAVPGNNAAASSSSSRNVTVHSQIDFMHCLVPDLEKITNSSFYWGKMDRYEAEHLLEGKPEGTFLLRDSAQEEFLFSVTFRKYGRSLHARIEQSGHKFSFDCHDPCVFTAPTVTGLLEHYKDPACVMFFEPCLTMPLHRRQTFSLQQLARATIVSNTNYDGINQLELPGRLKSYLKEYHYKQKLRVKPCDLNTPVPCYGDV; translated from the exons ATGGGTCATCACTTCAGCAAGCCTGCAACTGCACGAGCCAACCAGAGCCACAACCAGAGCAGCAGGTCCTCCAGCGACGACATCAAGGAATTCGACTCAATTAGCCTGGCCGAGGAGCAGCTCCAGGCGGAAGAGATCGCCAGCAGCTCGCCGGCGGAAGTGCGTCAGATCATCATTAAGATTCAGCTGGCCAAGATGGAGAACGGCAATGCAGGTGCATCGCTGGTGGAGCAGCAGTTCCCCGAGGAGCGGCTGGTGATAGAGGAGGGCGGCTCCGCGGACGTGGAGACGGAAGGTGCCGTCGCCTCGTTGTCTGCGGACACGCTAAATGCAAATGGCCAGATCGTCAATGTGGGTGTGGGCATGGGCCTGGAAGTCGGTGTCGGTGTTGGTGTGGGGGTCGGGGTGGTGCCAAATCGAACTGCCGGCAGTTCAACGGAAGCGCCAAAAACCGAGAGACAGTCCGTGAATAACAACAATTTAGCGGGAAGCGTCGGAGCGGCGATTAGTACTCTGCAATTGCATGACGGGAACAGCAACAACCCCAAACCCACACCCGACGAACTCGACGCCGTCGACGTAGACGACGACGATGTGGTGGATGAGTCGCTGCTCCGTCGGCGTCGCAGCAGCGGCAACCACGAGTCCGAAGTCGTTGAGTACTGCGAGGTGCTCGAGTCGCTGCCAGTCAGCGGCATGTTGTCGACGGGAACGCAACTCACGAGCAAGCAAG CTACCAGAAACAGTTCAACGAACAGTTGCTGTCGGAGTCGCAGCAGCAAAGCAGTGTCCATGGGAGCCACAGTCTCGTCTTCGGTCGCCGGATCGGCGGccgccgcctcctcctccggtTCCAAGCGGCGGTGCTGCAAGTGCAAGTGTCGCGACGCCTTCCGGGGACTCAGGGACATGCTGCCCACCTCCTCGGGCAGTAACTCCTCCAACTCAAGCAAAAAGGACACCAGTGCGGCAACCAGTGCGGCAGTATCGCGGAAAGCCCGTACTGCGGATCGTCGGTCCACGCCGGCCACCTTGGGGTCTGTCAGCGGCAGCTCCTCGATGCCCGGCCAGAGGCTACAGAGCCAGAGGAAGCGCAACTCGGTGGCCGTGCCGGATGCGAGCCACCATCATCACCAGGTGATCATCAGGATAACATCGCCGCGCTTCGTCGTGGAGTCGCCCAACGGCCGGGTCACCGTGGTCACGGAGCCAGTGGCCCCCCAAACGCCCCTCACTCCGCCCCAGCCGCGCCCCATGACGGTAGCCGTTCCGGGCAACAACGCAGCAgcatcctcgtcctcgtcccgCAACGTGACCGTGCACTCGCAGATCGACTTCATGCACTGTTTGGTGCCCGATCTCGAAAAGATCACGAACAGCAGCTTCTACTGGGGCAAGATGGACCGCTACGAGGCGGAGCATCTGCTCGAGGGTAAGCCGGAGGGCACGTTCCTGCTTCGCGACTCCGCCCAGGAGGAGTTCCTCTTCTCGGTCACATTCCGCAAGTACGGCAGATCTCTGCATGCCCGCATCGAGCAGAGTGGTCACAAGTTCAG CTTCGACTGCCACGATCCGTGCGTTTTCACAGCCCCCACGGTGACGGGCCTCCTGGAGCACTACAAGGACCCCGCCTGCGTCATGTTCTTTGAGCCCTGCCTCACCATGCCACTGCACCGTCGCCAGACCTTCTCCCTGCAGCAGCTGGCGCGGGCCACCATCGTCTCCAATACTAACTACGACGGAATCAACCAGCTGGAGCTGCCTGGAAGGCTGAAGAGCTACCTCAAGGAGTACCACTACAAGCAGAAGCTGCGCGTCAAGCCCTGCGACCTGAACACCCCGGTGCCCTGTTACGGGGACGTATAG
- the LOC6497635 gene encoding inward rectifier potassium channel irk-1: MQSDPSDLGAAAVEESIPMHRSSSMPVKPKPLEQKPLLRSSEKETVNASDYYPESPGFVRRRKSKASPGDQLETRSEQNFPCTHDWAGSTIELTPDVGTTSSEGMRRTLHRVMEKNGKENVVFRRIPEKSWRYMRDLVTTLMELDWKYMLTLFLSSYFLSWLLFAVLCYVVAYSHGDFIFDALTGARMGEGEDPCIYGVKNWVAMIIYSVETQTTLGFGEKYASEECPETIFLFVMQMLSAALIEGIMVSVIYAKTARPARQMTKMKFSDKAVICYRDGQLCLLFRVCDPREQQTIESKIRVYMIVDKRTREGEIIKTHTELKLEGNGEQMIVWPEVVCHVIDKTSPLFQFTTAKLFNAAQFELYVSIVGTSPATAQMTEAKTSYLPREIYWGQRFVNIIHYDAQNERYVVDYENFNRTISVDMPMVSNEYLKLEYRK; encoded by the exons ATGCAGTCGGACCCCTCTGATCTAGGAGCCGCCGCTGTCGAGGAATCCATCCCCATGCACCGATCCTCGTCGATGCCCGTGAAACCGAAGCCCCTGGAGCAGAAGCCACTGCTCCGGTCCTCCGAAAAGGAGACGGTTAACGCATCGGACTATTATCCGGAAAGTCCGGGCTTCGTGAGGCGTAGAAAGTCCAAGGCAAGCCCCGGAGATCAATTAGAAACGCGCAGTGAACAAAA CTTTCCCTGCACCCATGACTGGGCAGGCAGTACCATAGAGCTGACTCCGGATGTGGGCACAACATCCTCTGAGGGTATGCGCCGAACCTTGCACCGAGTGATGGAGAAGAACGGGAAGGAAAATGTCGTTTTCCGGCGGATTCCGGAAAAGTCCTGGCGCTACATGCGCGACCTAGTCACCACGCTG ATGGAGCTGGATTGGAAGTACATGCTGACCCTGTTCCTGAGCAGCTACTTCCTCAGCTGGCTGCTCTTCGCCGTGCTCTGCTACGTGGTTGCCTACTCCCACGGCGACTTCATCTTCGATGCTCTAACAGGCGCCCGGATGGGCGAGGGAGAAGACCCCTGCATATACGGCGTGAAGAACTGGGTGGCCATGATTATCTACTCGGTGGAGACGCAGACCACCCTGGGATTCGGCGAGAAGTACGCCAGCGAGGAGTGCCCGGAAACAATCTTCCTGTTCGTAATGCAGATGCTCAGCGCCGCCCTGATCGAGGGCATCATGGTGAGCGTAATCTACGCGAAGACGGCGCGCCCGGCCAGGCAGATGACCAAGATGAAGTTTAGCGACAAGGCGGTG ATCTGTTATCGCGACGGGCAGCTATGTTTGCTATTCCGGGTGTGCGATCCCCGGGAGCAGCAGACCATCGAGTCCAAGATTCGAGTCTACATGATCGTGGATAAGCG CACGCGCGAGGGCGAGATTATAAAAACTCACACAGAGCTGAAGCTGGAGGGGAATGGGGAGCAGATGATCGTCTGGCCCGAAGTTGTTTGCCATGTCATCGACAAGACGAGTCCTCTGTTCCAGTTCACCACCGCCAAGCTCTTCAACGCCGCCCAGTTCGAGCTCTACGTGTCCATTGTGGGCACCTCCCCAGCCACGGCCCAAATGACGGAGGCCAAGACATCCTACCTGCCGCGTGAGATATATTGGGGCCAGCGATTCGTCAACATCATCCACTACGATGCCCAGAACGAGCGGTATGTGGTGGACTATGAGAACTTCAACAGGACCATTTCCGTGGACATGCCCATGGTATCGAACGAGTATCTCAAACTAGAGTACAGAAAGTAG
- the LOC6497895 gene encoding uncharacterized protein LOC6497895 encodes MHLISTSKKTVLSDFADLETKSVFAHTSGEPTDFQFNGQRRVFVEVDKMAGLAVMRIREKEEKAPEIQRVRKLTIDNAYCVACAKQTPDEIAVGQSGSVKLYNFRTAQLIHRFPADPQRTTVLYMDYNCSDEYIAAVREGGSINIFGTKTKQKMNTFTVDSESTLVRFHPSKRFQLSIASYKGAVYVYDVQSKRKIFNADAHTAPCRDISMCAALPNLLVSVGFDCKINIFDIRKNRAQASTDRLGFSHPLSTVALSECGTYFCAGNLKGELIAYDMRSTKAPLAVKSVHEGAVTRVAFVPVPSEDNVQNGSLNSSGNMMGVAPEMPRVERAHSDELRKSIAANLLSTQQQLNSMASLGYGVTTPATVRPQRDSFCDFLDNQGPRAVDRMSTRLGTSHRDSFDWDTLNRKPMNETLHRQSLAGGSVLNSTDNSGNNSTVESLQQTLSGPLKDRSNISAEVKLMKITETDEHMEEQSANCSVASSTGTGSDKENPPPADMELQRRLRMLPASRNSTPRIENITPQSSNPLLKPQQLLAKSSSGLSSQMEGDWRKEFSDLKEHVDEARTYLQQEMAYLCDWNRKNIIEQMAQLSKRHMDNTQDIRDALDLLLRGDSFMQEFWRLQNENEMLKAELKYYKERERTESCEE; translated from the exons ATGCATTTAATATCCACTTCTAAAAAGACAGTGCTGTCGGATTTCGCTGACTTGGAGACAAAGTCGGTGTTTGCGCACACAAGTGGAGAGCCCACGGATTTCCAGTTCAATGGCCAACGACGTGTTTTTGTGGAGGTGGATAAGATGGCGGGTTTGGCGGTGATGCGGATTAGGGAGAAGGAGGAGAAAG CTCCGGAGATCCAGCGTGTCCGTAAGCTGACCATCGACAATGCCTACTGTGTGGCCTGTGCCAAGCAAACGCCCGACGAGATCGCAGTGGGCCAGAGCGGAAGTGTGAAGCTCTATAACTTCCGAACAGCTCAGTTGATCCACAGATTCCCTGCCGACCCGCAGCGCACAACAGTCCTATACATGGACTACAACTGCTCCGACGAGTACATAGCCGCTGTTCGAGAAGGAGGATCCATCAATATATTTGGtaccaaaacaaaacaaaagatgAACACGTTCACAGTGGATAGCGA GTCCACCCTAGTGCGATTCCATCCCAGCAAGCGGTTCCAGCTCTCGATCGCCTCGTACAAGGGAGCCGTTTACGTTTACGATGTGCAGAGCAAGCGGAAGATCTTTAACGCCGACGCACACACTGCCCCCTGCCGGGACATCAGCATGTGCGCCGCGTTGCCCAACCTGCTGGTCAGTGTGGGGTTCGACTGCAAGATCAATATATTCGACATTCGAAAGAATCGGGCGCAGGCGTCCACCGATCGCCTAGGATTCTCACATCCGTTGTCCACTGTGGCTCTCAGCGAATGCGGAACCTATTTTTGTGCTGGTAACCTCAAGGGCGAGTTGATAGCCTACGACATGCGGAGCACCAAGGCTCCATTGGCAGTGAAAAGCGTCCATGAGGGGGCCGTGACTCGGGTGGCGTTTGTGCCCGTGCCAAGCGAAGATAACGTTCAGAACGGCAGCCTGAATAGCTCCGGGAATATGATGGGAGTAGCACCTGAAATGCCGCGTGTGGAGCGCGCCCATAGCGACGAGTTGCGGAAATCGATTGCCGCCAACTTGCTGAGCACCCAGCAGCAGTTGAACAGCATGGCCAGCTTGGGATATGGCGTTACTACTCCGGCTACCGTTCGTCCGCAACGAGACTCCTTTTGCGACTTTCTGGATAACCAAGGACCCAGAGCAGTGGATCGCATGTCCACCCGCTTGGGCACTTCGCACCGGGATAGCTTCGACTGGGACACCCTTAACCGTAAACCCATGAATGAAACCCTTCACCGTCAAAGCTTAGCAGGGGGATCGGTTCTCAACTCGACGGACAACTCTGGCAACAACTCCACCGTGGAGTCACTTCAAC AAACACTTAGCGGACCGCTCAAGGATCGCAGCAACATCTCCGCAGAGGTCAAGCTTATGAAGATCACGGAGACGGACGAGCACATGGAGGAACAGTCGGCCAATTGCTCCGTTGCGAGCAGCACAGGCACTGGCAGCGATAAGGAGAATCCTCCTCCGGCGGATATGGAACTGCAGCGCCGGCTGCGCATGCTCCCAGCCAGCCGGAACAGCACTCCGCGCATTGAAAATATAACGCCGCAATCCTCTAATCCGCTGCTAAAGCCCCAGCAGCTGCTAGCTAAGTCTTCGAGCGGATTGTCCTCCCAAATGGAGGGGGATTGGCGAAAGGAGTTCAGCGATCTTAAGGAGCATGTGGACGAGGCGCGCACCTACCTGCAGCAGGAAATGGCCTATCTGTGCGACTGGAATCGGAAGAACATAATCGAGCAGATGGCCCAGCTATCAAAGCGGCATATGGATAACACGCAGGACATCCGTGATGCCCTGGACCTTCTTCTACGGGGCGACAGCTTCATGCAGGAATTCTGGCGCCTGCAGAACGAGAACGAAATGCTGAAGGCCGAACTAAAGTATTACAAGGAGCGCGAGAGAACCGAATCCTGCGAAGAATAA
- the LOC6497636 gene encoding FAS-associated factor 2 — MEADGLTNEQTEKVLQFQDLTGIEDMNVCRDVLIRHQWDLEVAFQEQLNIREGRPTMFAASTDVRAPAVINDRFLQQVFSANMPGGRTVSRIPSGPIPRSFTGLFGYVINLVFQYFYSTLSSIVSAFINIGGGNEPRLVTDPLGDVMKFIREYYERYPEHPVFYQGTYAQALNDAKQELRFLVVYLHKDPAKNPDVDSFCRETLSSRSVIDYINTHTLLWGCDVATPEGYRVMQSITVRSYPLMVMISLRANRMMIVGRFEGDCTPEELLRRLQSVVAANEVWLSQARADRLERNFTQTLRRQQDEAYEQSLLADEEKERQRQRERDAVRQAQEAEERAKRDVELRKEEIARQKIELASLVPSEPPSDAVGAIAVVFKLPSGTRLERRFNPTDSVKDVYHYLFCHPDSPDEFEITTNFPKRVLYSKADVDASEGAANETLNKSLQDMGLKNREVLFVNDLEA; from the exons ATGGAGGCGGACGGTCTAACAAACGAGCAGACGGAGAAGGTGCTCCAGTTCCAGGATCTCACCGGAATCGAGGACATGAACGTGTGCCGCGACGTTCTAATCAGACACCAATGGGATCTCGAG GTGGCCTTTCAGGAACAACTGAACATCCGTGAAGGACGCCCCACCATGTTCGCCGCTTCGACAGACGTGCGAGCGCCAGCTGTGATCAACGACCGCTTCCTACAGCAAGTGTTCTCGGCCAACATGCCCGGCGGCCGGACAGTTAGCCGTATTCCCAGTGGACCAATTCCCCGCAGCTTCACTGGACTTTTTGGATATGTAATCAACCTTGTCTTTCAATACTTCTACTCCACGCTATCGAGTATCGTAAGTGCATTCATCAATATCGGAGGTGGAAATGAGCCGCGACTGGTCACCGATCCCCTAGGGGATGTGATGAAGTTCATCCGGGAGTACTACGAACGGTATCCGGAACACCCTGTCTTCTATCAGGGCACCTATGCCCAGGCTCTGAACGATGCCAAGCAGGAACTGCGCTTCCTGGTTGTTTACCTGCACAAGGATCCCGCGAAGAACCCCGACGTTGACTCGTTCTGCCGCGAGACACTCTCCTCCAGATCAGTGATCGATTATATCAACACGCACACCCTACTGTGGGGCTGTGACGTGGCCACTCCGGAGGGGTACCGTGTTATGCAGTCCATTACTGTACGAAGCTACCCACTAATGGTGATGATTAGCCTACGGGCGAATCGCATGATGATTGTTGGCCGTTTTGAGGGCGACTGCACGCCCGAGGAGTTGCTGCGCCGGCTGCAATCCGTGGTGGCGGCCAATGAGGTCTGGCTAAGTCAGGCGCGGGCGGACCGCCTCGAAAGGAACTTTACTCAGACATTGCGGCGCCAGCAGGACGAGGCCTACGAGCAGAGCTTGCTGGCCGATGAGGAGAAGGAGCGCCAGCGACAGCGGGAGCGAGATGCTGTCCGGCAGGCGCAGGAGGCCGAGGAACGAGCCAAACGGGATGTGGAGCTGCGCAAGGAGGAGATAGCCCGCCAGAAGATCGAGCTGGCGTCGCTGGTGCCATCAGAGCCGCCGTCCGATGCCGTGGGAGCCATTGCCGTTGTCTTCAAGCTTCCCAGCGGGACGCGCCTTGAGCGGCGTTTCAATCCAACTGATTCTGTAAAG GACGTGTATCATTATCTCTTCTGCCATCCCGATTCGCCGGATGAGTTCGAGATCACAACGAATTTCCCGAAGCGGGTTCTCTACTCGAAAGCTGATGTGGACGCCTCTGAGGGCGCCGCCAACGAGACGCTGAACAAGAGCCTACAGGACATGGGACTGAAGAACCGAGAGGTGCTATTCGTCAACGATCTGGAGGCGTAA